The DNA window ACAGTTTTATAGAAACAGTGTTAGGCTTCTCAAACGCTATGAGAATACTTGATATAGTTCCGGGGACGTCAGTTGACGGCCCCGGACTTCGTACATCCATATATTTTGCCGGATGTAGCCATCAGTGTCCCGGATGCCACAACCCACAGTCGTGGGACTTTGCCGGAGGCCGTGAAATGTCGATTGACGAAATTATGGATATAGTGGACGAAAACGGATTTGATGTGACACTGTCGGGTGGAGATCCGATGTATAATGCCGGAATGATATTGCCTCTTGCCAGAAAGATAAAAGAGTCGGGTAAGACCTTATGGTGCTATACGGGATTTCGATATGAAGCGGTCATGGAACATCCGGATATGCGTCGACTCCTTGATTACGTTGATGTGCTTGTCGATGGTCCGTTTGTGGAGACACTTCGCGACGTCCATCTGTTATTTCGTGGCTCGTCAAACCAACGTCTGGTAGACGTAAAAAAAAGCACTCCCGATTCGGTTGTCGAATGGGAGTGGTAGATTTATTCGTTTATTAATGATTTCAGGGCTTGCGTGTAGTTTCATTAGAAAGTACGTAGGCTCTTACTTTTTGAAACAGGTCGTTGGCAAATACGAATTCGTTGAGGGCTTCGTTGGAAGTCTGGTAGATCTCGTGCATATCGCCGACCCATTCGCGGTGTCCCTTGTTGAGGAAAATTATATTCTCGCCGATGCCAAGCACCGAGTTCATGTCATGGGTGTTTATTATCGTTGTGATATTATACTCATGTGTGATATCGCTGAGGAGTTCATCAATGAGTATTGAAGTCCTCGGATCGAGTCCGGAGTTTGGCTCGTCGCAAAAAAGATATTTCGGATTCAATGCGATGGCTCGGGCTATGGCCACTCGTTTTTGCATACCGCCCGAAATTTCAGAGGGATATTTTTTGTCGGCACCTTTCAGATTTACTCGTTCAAGGCAAAACTGCGCTCTGTCTTTGATTTCCCCATATGTCATGTTGGTGAACATGGTGAGGGGGAACATCACATTCCCAAGTACTGTCTCTGAGTCGAAAAGGGCTGATCCTTGAAACAGCATTCCGATTTCTTTGCGCAGTTCCTTCATCTGGTTCTGGTCCATCTTCAGAATGTCGCGGCCATCGTAGAGGATTTCCCCCTTTTCAGGACGCAGCAACCCTACGAGTGATTTGACAAGGACCGTCTTTCCTGAACCGCTCTGCCCGATAATCAGATTGGTCTTTCCTGTCTGGAAAGAGGCCGAGACATCGTGGAGGATGGTTTTGCCGTCAAAGGATTTCGTGATATTTCTAACTTCGATCATTGTAACAGGAGTTTTGTCAACACCACGTCGAGAAGAAGAATGAGAATGCTTGATGCGACAACTGCATTGGTAGACGCCTTGCCTACTTCAAGCGCCCCGCCTTTGACAAAGTAGCCGTAGAAGGCTGCGACGGAAGTGATGATGAATGAAAAAAACAATGATTTGATGAGTCCATACCATACATACCATTCCGAAAACATCGTCTGGAGTCCGTAGATGAATCTGTTAAGCGGGATGATAGCTGTAAAGACCGAGATCAATACGCCTCCGAGAAATGATGTGAAGATACAGAATACGACAAGAACCGGCATATAAATCAGAAAGCCGATGATTTTTGGGAGTACAAGGAAGTTGGCGGAGTTAACACCCATTATGTCGAGAGCGTCAATCTGCTCTGTGACACGCATTGTCCCGATTTCAGATGCGATATTAGAGCCGACTTTGCCGGCGAGAATAAGGCACAGGATGGAGTTGGAAAACTCCAGCAGGATGATTTCGCGTGTCGCAAGCCCTGTTGAGTAGGAGGGAACAAGCGGGGAGACGATGTTAAGCTGCATCTGTATGGTGATTACAGCTCCGATAAACAATGAAATGACTATTACAAGCGGTATTGAGTCGACACCGAGTTTGGTGATTTCAAAAAATGTACGCTTGAAGAAGGTCTTCCATTTATCAGGAATGGAGAAGACCTTGTTTATGAACAGGCAATATTTGCCGAATGTAGTCAGTGAGTCGGATATAAGCATACCGATGGTTATATGAAGTATTGATTCCTCTGACAAAATTAACCATTTCTTGCCAAAAGAAGTTCAAAAGTTGGCCATTTGGCCAACTTTTTGGTAATATCAGATAGCCTGCCGGCTATTTTGGGAATTCTTACGGTTAGGCGAGGGCTTTGATAAGCTCCTCGACGCTCATTCGGTTCTGTTCGCCGGATGTCATGTTTTTAAGTGTCACATATCCGTCAGCAAGTTCACTTTCTCCAATAATTGCAACGAAAGGAATTCCGAGCGCGTCGGCACGTCCCATCTGTTTTTTCATCTTGGCATTGTCAGGATAGATTTCCGCTGAAATGCCGTTGGCACGTAGTTGTTTGATAATTTCGAGAGATTTGGCGGCTTCTGCCGGCCCGAAATTGGTGAACATCACTTTTGCCGCACCTGCGATATCCTCGGGATAAAGATTGAGCGTGTTGAGAACATCATAAATTCGGTCTGCGCCGAATGAAATGCCGACACCTGATACACCCGGGAGTCCGAACACGCCTGTGAGGTTGTCGTAGCGTCCGCCGCCGGTGATACTTCCGATTTCCACGTCGCGTGCTTTCACTTCTATGATTGTTCCGGTGTAGTAGTTCAGACCTCGTGCAAGGCACACGTCAAGTTCAAGCTCTGAGCGAAGGCCGAGTGTTTTTGAACCCTCCATTACTTCGCGCAGTTCAGCGACGCCTTTGAGACCGGTCTCGCTGTCGGCAAGAAGCTGTGACAGTTGTGAGAGGCGTTCTTCATTTGTCCCTGAGAGTGTGATGATAGGAGTTATGCGGTCGATGGCTTCTGCGCTGAGGCCTCGTTCCGAAAGTTCTGCCTTCACGTTTTCAAGACCGATTTTGTCTATCTTGTCAATTGCGACCGTGATGTCGACTATTTTCTCCGGCTCGCCTACAAGTTCTGCGATTCCGGCAAGCACCTTTCGGTTGTTGAGCTTGATGGTGGTGCGGATGCCGAGACGGGCAAAAACTTCGTCGATCATCTGTATCAGTTCGATTTCATTCAGAAGTGAATCCGAACCCACGACATCGGCGTCACACTGGTAAAACTCACGGTAGCGTCCCTTCTGCGGGCGGTCAGCTCGCCAGACCGGCTGAATTTGAAAGCGCTTGAAGGGAAAAGAGAGGTCGTTGCGGTGCATGACGACAAAACGTGCGAATGGCACTGTGAGGTCATATCGGAGACCTTTTTCACAAAGTTTCGGCGCAAGTTTCGGACAATCGCCCGATGCGATCAGTCCGGGGTCTACTCCGCGTAGGAAATCTCCTGAATTCAGAATCTTAAACAGGAGCTTGTCGCCCTCTTCGCCATATTTACCCATGAGGGTCGATAGATTTTCCATTGCAGGAGTCTCTATCTGCTGGAATCCGAACAGATGGAACACACTTCTGATTGTATCGAAAATATAGTTGCGGCGAGCCATCTCGGCCGGAGTAAAGTCACGTGTACCTTTGGGTATTGAGGGTTTCTGAGCCATAATTTAGAATTATGAATTAGGATTATAAATGTTAGCCTAAAAATTTTTGCAAAGATAGCGAAATTTAGTAAATTTGCGAAAATTTAATGCGTAATCATACTTAACCAATGAAATACATCGGGGCTCATGTCTCGGTGGAGCAAGGTGTCAGCCGTGCTCCACTCAATGCACATCTTATCGGAGCAAAATCCTTTGCGCTTTTTACACGCAATCCATCCAGATGGACTTCCAAGGCTATTTCAGTCAAGGAAGCCGAAGCTTTTAAGGAGAATTGTGCCCGGTTTGGCTACACTCCGGATGTCATACTTCCCCATGACAGTTTCTTGATCAATCTTGGCTCTCCGAACAGCGAAAAACTTGCAAAGTCGCGCGTGGCATTTCTTGACGAAATGCGTCGGTGCGAGCAGCTTGGACTGGCTATGCTTAATTTCCATCCGGGGTCTCATTTGCGTGAAATTGATACGGATGCTTGTCTTGATCTGATTGCAGAATCGCTCAATCGCATACTTGACGAGACTTCAGGAGTGAAGGCGGTGATTGAAAATACTGCGGGACAGGGAAGCAATCTCGGATATACATTCGAGCAGATTGCCCATATAATCGACAAGGTTGAAGACAAGACTCGTGTCGGGGTCTGTATAGATACTTGTCATGCCTATACAGCTGGTTATGACCTTGTTGACGAAGAGTCTTATACCCGCACTTGGAATGATTTTGACAGGATTATCGGTATGGAATATCTCTGTGGAATGCACTTGAACGATACGATTAAGAAATTAGGCTCAAAAGTCGACAGACACGCTCCTATTCTTACCGGCAACCTTAACGAATGGTTCTGGCATCGCCTGATGAACGATTCGCGCATGGATAACATCCCTCTGATACTTGAAACTCCAAATGAAGATATTTGGATCCATGAAATAAAACAGCTTTATGCCATGATAGACGAATGATTGCCTGACTTACTATAAGGTTAAGACATAATAGTTAAAAATATTCAATAACAGATTATATCAATTACTTACAGACTTATTAATTATGGTGAAAAATAAACCAGATCAAAGTTTTATGAAACTCTGGAATCTGAGTTTCGGCTTTTTCGGCGTGCAGATTGCCTATGCGTTGCAAAGCGCCAATATATCGCGTATTTTTGCGACTCTCGGAGCAGACCCTCATTCGCTTAGCTTCTTCTGGATTCTCCCACCTCTGATGGGAATTCTTGTGCAGCCGCTTGTCGGGGCTGCGAGTGACCGCACATGGAATCGACTTGGACGACGCTTGCCTTACCTGCTTCTCGGAGCTGCCGTGGCGGTCGTTGTGATGTGTCTGCTTCCAAATGCCGGTAGTTTCGGCTTGTCAGTCGGTGGAGCGATGATTTTTGGCTTTATCGCACTTATGTTTCTCGATACATCCATCAATATGGCAATGCAGTCGTTCAAGATGCTTGTCGGTGATCAGGTCAACGAGCGTCAGAAGGGCCTTGCGTATTCTATTCAGAGCTTCCTTTGCAACGCCGGCAGCCTTGTCGGTTATCTTGCCCCGATTACATTGACTGCTATCGGCGTGAGCAATCTCGCTCCGATAGGTCAAGTGCCCGATGCGGTGACCTATTCATTTTATATTGGTGCGGCCGTGCTTATCCTGTGTGTAATCTACAGTTTCGCTACCATACGTGAAATGCCTCCAAAGGAATATGCTGAATATCACGGTATCACCGAGTCGCAGAAAGAAGAAAAAAGCGGCATGCTTTACCTTCTGCGTCATGCTCCGAAAACATTTTGGACAGTTGGTCTCGTTCAGTTCTTCTGCTGGGCAGCCTTCCTCTATATGTGGACTTACACTCCCGGTGCGATTGCCGATACTGTATGGGGTACAACTGATACTGAGACTGAAGCATATCAGACAGCCGGCAACTGGGTTGGCGTGTTGTTTGCCGTGCAGGCCGTTGGTTCTGTGCTCTGGGCTATTGTAATCCCGCGTTTCAAGAACCATAAAGTGATTTATGCACTTAGTCTGCTTCTCGGTGCTGTCGGTTTTATCTCGACATTGTTCATTACCGATAAATTTGTGCTTTTCATCTCGTTCCTCCTTGTAGGTTGTGCATGGGCTGCTATGCTTGCTCTTCCTTTCACTATTCTGACCAATTCTATTTCCGGCAAGAATATGGGTACTTATCTTGGCCTTTTCAATGGCACAATCTGTGTGCCTCAGATTTGCGCTGCGGCTTTAGGCGGAGTGATTCTTTCACTCCTCGGTGGCCGTCAGATCAGCATGCTTGTGCTGGCAGGAATATTCCTTGTTTTAGGTGCGATATGCGTGTCATTTGTAAAGGAAACTTACCCTGAAGTTCAGGATGAAACTGTAATGGAATAAGAGATATACACAATAAAAGGCAGAAAACCCATGCCGTCACAGAACTCATGACGGCATGGGTTTTCTGCCTTTTATTGTGCTTGAATTATTTTGCCTTGACCAACCTATGGCGCAAGAATGTGAGTATAAGCCCGCGAGACAAGAGGTAAGCAAGAAAAGCGACCCACAGCCCATGATTGCCAAGAGTCCCGAAAAGTGTTGAATAAAGGGCGAAATATACGAGCGTTGCGATAGCGATAGAAATCAGCATTTCGCGTGTGCGTGTAGCTCCAATGAAAATGCCGTCCCATGTGAATGCAGCAAATCCTACTGCCGGAATAGCGATTACCCATGCGAAAAATTCTTTTGACGACGATATGACATCCTTGTCATCACTCAGAAGGGTCATAATCCATTCTCCGGCAACAGCATACAGGACTGTAAATATAATAACCATTATGGCGCTCCATCGAAACAGAGCTTTAATTGTGCTGTTTAGCTCGTATATGTCTTGTTTCCCGATAGAATTACCGCATAAAGACTCTCCGGCAAATGCAAATCCATCCATGAAATAGGAGAACAATATAAAGAATTGCATGAGCAGAGTATTGACGGCAAGTATGACAGTCCCTTGTGTAGAGCCTACTCGTGTGAACCATACGGTTACAACAATCAGACACAAGGTGCGGAACAGAATGTCAATATTGACGGAGAAAAAGCGTTTTAATTCTGTGGGTTGACGAGCGAGTTTAAAGATGGAAATTCCGGATGGTATTTTAAGAATGCGATTGAAATCCCGACAATGAATCCTATCCACTGTGCACTGAGTGTGCCACAGGCCACACCTTTTACTTTCAGTCCGAGAACGAATACGAGAAACAGGCTGATTGCTATGTTCGACAGATTTATTATGAAAGATACCCACATCGGGGCTTTGGCATTTTTAAGCCCTAGAAACCAACCCGTAAGAACGAATGTCCCGAGATAGGCCGGTGCACCCCATATCAATATTGAAAAATATTCGCCGACAATCATTCCGATATCGCTTTTTACTTCGAGAATCCCGTTCGCAAACGTCAGAATTATATTTCTGCATAGAAGCATGATGACTGAAGCTGCAAATGTGACGAGAAGACCGCGTGCGAGCACAAGGTCGCACGAATTCTTGTTATTTGCCCCATTAGCCTGTGCGGTCAGTCCGCTTGAACCCATGCGCAGAAATGCAAACAGCCAGTATAACATATTGAAGATCGTCCCTCCGACAGCAATGGCTGCAATGTAGCCGGCACTCCCCATATGACCAACAATCACCACATCCATCAGCGCGAGCAGTGGAGTGGTGATGTTGGTGATTATCGAGGGTACTGCGATTGACAGTATTTCACGATTAATCCTTTTCATGACAATGTGTCGGGAATCAGTCTTTGAGGGTCTTGGCTTTCATTGATTCCCAGATGAGATAAATGATCAGCAGTGCATAGACAGCGAGTCCGGCCCATTGTGTGGCGATTA is part of the Duncaniella dubosii genome and encodes:
- the hisS gene encoding histidine--tRNA ligase, with translation MAQKPSIPKGTRDFTPAEMARRNYIFDTIRSVFHLFGFQQIETPAMENLSTLMGKYGEEGDKLLFKILNSGDFLRGVDPGLIASGDCPKLAPKLCEKGLRYDLTVPFARFVVMHRNDLSFPFKRFQIQPVWRADRPQKGRYREFYQCDADVVGSDSLLNEIELIQMIDEVFARLGIRTTIKLNNRKVLAGIAELVGEPEKIVDITVAIDKIDKIGLENVKAELSERGLSAEAIDRITPIITLSGTNEERLSQLSQLLADSETGLKGVAELREVMEGSKTLGLRSELELDVCLARGLNYYTGTIIEVKARDVEIGSITGGGRYDNLTGVFGLPGVSGVGISFGADRIYDVLNTLNLYPEDIAGAAKVMFTNFGPAEAAKSLEIIKQLRANGISAEIYPDNAKMKKQMGRADALGIPFVAIIGESELADGYVTLKNMTSGEQNRMSVEELIKALA
- the nrdG gene encoding anaerobic ribonucleoside-triphosphate reductase activating protein; amino-acid sequence: MRILDIVPGTSVDGPGLRTSIYFAGCSHQCPGCHNPQSWDFAGGREMSIDEIMDIVDENGFDVTLSGGDPMYNAGMILPLARKIKESGKTLWCYTGFRYEAVMEHPDMRRLLDYVDVLVDGPFVETLRDVHLLFRGSSNQRLVDVKKSTPDSVVEWEW
- a CDS encoding MlaE family ABC transporter permease, with the translated sequence MLISDSLTTFGKYCLFINKVFSIPDKWKTFFKRTFFEITKLGVDSIPLVIVISLFIGAVITIQMQLNIVSPLVPSYSTGLATREIILLEFSNSILCLILAGKVGSNIASEIGTMRVTEQIDALDIMGVNSANFLVLPKIIGFLIYMPVLVVFCIFTSFLGGVLISVFTAIIPLNRFIYGLQTMFSEWYVWYGLIKSLFFSFIITSVAAFYGYFVKGGALEVGKASTNAVVASSILILLLDVVLTKLLLQ
- a CDS encoding MATE family efflux transporter; translated protein: MCLIVVTVWFTRVGSTQGTVILAVNTLLMQFFILFSYFMDGFAFAGESLCGNSIGKQDIYELNSTIKALFRWSAIMVIIFTVLYAVAGEWIMTLLSDDKDVISSSKEFFAWVIAIPAVGFAAFTWDGIFIGATRTREMLISIAIATLVYFALYSTLFGTLGNHGLWVAFLAYLLSRGLILTFLRHRLVKAK
- the nfo gene encoding deoxyribonuclease IV gives rise to the protein MKYIGAHVSVEQGVSRAPLNAHLIGAKSFALFTRNPSRWTSKAISVKEAEAFKENCARFGYTPDVILPHDSFLINLGSPNSEKLAKSRVAFLDEMRRCEQLGLAMLNFHPGSHLREIDTDACLDLIAESLNRILDETSGVKAVIENTAGQGSNLGYTFEQIAHIIDKVEDKTRVGVCIDTCHAYTAGYDLVDEESYTRTWNDFDRIIGMEYLCGMHLNDTIKKLGSKVDRHAPILTGNLNEWFWHRLMNDSRMDNIPLILETPNEDIWIHEIKQLYAMIDE
- a CDS encoding SLC45 family MFS transporter; translation: MKNKPDQSFMKLWNLSFGFFGVQIAYALQSANISRIFATLGADPHSLSFFWILPPLMGILVQPLVGAASDRTWNRLGRRLPYLLLGAAVAVVVMCLLPNAGSFGLSVGGAMIFGFIALMFLDTSINMAMQSFKMLVGDQVNERQKGLAYSIQSFLCNAGSLVGYLAPITLTAIGVSNLAPIGQVPDAVTYSFYIGAAVLILCVIYSFATIREMPPKEYAEYHGITESQKEEKSGMLYLLRHAPKTFWTVGLVQFFCWAAFLYMWTYTPGAIADTVWGTTDTETEAYQTAGNWVGVLFAVQAVGSVLWAIVIPRFKNHKVIYALSLLLGAVGFISTLFITDKFVLFISFLLVGCAWAAMLALPFTILTNSISGKNMGTYLGLFNGTICVPQICAAALGGVILSLLGGRQISMLVLAGIFLVLGAICVSFVKETYPEVQDETVME
- a CDS encoding MATE family efflux transporter; amino-acid sequence: MKRINREILSIAVPSIITNITTPLLALMDVVIVGHMGSAGYIAAIAVGGTIFNMLYWLFAFLRMGSSGLTAQANGANNKNSCDLVLARGLLVTFAASVIMLLCRNIILTFANGILEVKSDIGMIVGEYFSILIWGAPAYLGTFVLTGWFLGLKNAKAPMWVSFIINLSNIAISLFLVFVLGLKVKGVACGTLSAQWIGFIVGISIAFLKYHPEFPSLNSLVNPQN
- a CDS encoding ABC transporter ATP-binding protein, with the protein product MIEVRNITKSFDGKTILHDVSASFQTGKTNLIIGQSGSGKTVLVKSLVGLLRPEKGEILYDGRDILKMDQNQMKELRKEIGMLFQGSALFDSETVLGNVMFPLTMFTNMTYGEIKDRAQFCLERVNLKGADKKYPSEISGGMQKRVAIARAIALNPKYLFCDEPNSGLDPRTSILIDELLSDITHEYNITTIINTHDMNSVLGIGENIIFLNKGHREWVGDMHEIYQTSNEALNEFVFANDLFQKVRAYVLSNETTRKP